The region AATGGTCCCCATAACCCGGGTGCCTTTGACGACAACCAGCGGGGTTCCGCCAGCTTTGGCGATTTCCTCGCAATTTCTCCTTACCGCTTCCGGAAATACGCCTCCGTGCTCGCTTACATATCTCGCGATGGCATCCATAGAGCCTTTACGGATTTCATCTCCTTTTACATTTACGCCGCTCATTCGGGTCTGGGCGGTAAAGGGAACAAATTCTGCCGCCAGCGCAGTTAAATCTCTTTCCCGAATATTGTATTTTTCTTTAGCAAGTACAACTACACTTCGTCCTTCGGGTGTTTCATCCGCTAAAGAGGCTAACTGGGCAACATCGGCAAGCTGCGCATCACTAATACCAGGAGCAGGTATAAATGCGGCAGCCATCCGGTTTCCCAGGGTAATGGTACCTGTTTTGTCGAGCAGCAGCACATTTACGTCACCTGCGGCCTCTACGGCCCGCCCGGACATCGCCAGCACATTCCTTTTTAACAGCCGGTCCATGCCGGCAATACCGATGGAACTGAGAAGTCCGCCAATTGTTGTCGGAATGAGACAAACAAGCAGCGAAATCAAGGTAGTTACTGAAATGATCGTCCCTGAATACATTGCATACGGTTCAATGGTTACTACAGCAACAAGAAAGATAATGGTCAACGCCACCAACAGTATAGTTAACGCAATCTCGTTCGGCGTTTTTTGTCTTTTGGCCCCCTCAACCAAGGATATCATTTTATCCAAAAAAGTTTCGCCGGGATTGGCGGTAATACGTACTTTAATCCAGTCAGATAAAACCCGGGTTCCCCCTGTTACCGATGACCGGTCACCGCCTGATTCGCGAATTACCGGCGCCGACTCACCGGTCACAGCGCTTTCATCAACAGAAGCCATGCCTTCGATTACTTCACCGTCGCCAGGAATAAACTCACCGGCGTTTACTAATACCACGTCGCCTGTGCGGAGCTCACCGGCATCAACAAGTTTAGTGCCGCCGTTTGCCGTCACTTTATTCGCTTTAGCCTGAGTACGGGCACTCCGGAGCGCCTGAGCCTGCGCTTTCCCCCGCCCCTCAGCGATGGCTTCGGCAAAATTGGCAAACAGAACAGTGAACCATAGCCAGAGTGTTATCTGAAAAGTAAAGAAAACATGAGTAGCAGTGCCTATGGCTATATCACGCACCAGGAGAGCTGTCGTCAACAAGGCGCCAATATAGACAATGAACATGACCGGATTTCTGAGTTGGGTCTTAGGGTGTAGCTTGTGAACCGAATCCCGGATTGCTTGCCTAGCTATATCTTTATTAAAACCACTTTGAGTACTCATCTGCATACTCTCCTTCTAAAACGTTGTTCCTTGCAGCAGCAAAAGATGTTCGACGATAGGGCCGAGGGCTAAGGCAGGCAAAAAGGTAAGCGCCCCCACGATCATAACGACGCTGGCCAGTAATATGACAAACAGCCAGCCGGTTGTCGGAAATGTTCCCGGCCCAGGTGGTGAAATCTGTTTTTCCGCAAGGCTGCCCGCTATTGCCAGTACCGGGATAATGACCCCGAAACGGCCAATTACCATGGCAACTGCCATCATTACATTATAAAACAGAGTATTCGCCGTCAGTCCGGCAAAGGCACTACCGTTATTCCCGGCCCCTGACGAAAATGCATAGAGAATTTCACTCAGTCCGTGAGGACCGGGATTAGCAATCGATGAAGTACCGGCTTCGCTAA is a window of Sporomusaceae bacterium ACPt DNA encoding:
- the kdpB gene encoding Potassium-transporting ATPase ATP-binding subunit — its product is MSTQSGFNKDIARQAIRDSVHKLHPKTQLRNPVMFIVYIGALLTTALLVRDIAIGTATHVFFTFQITLWLWFTVLFANFAEAIAEGRGKAQAQALRSARTQAKANKVTANGGTKLVDAGELRTGDVVLVNAGEFIPGDGEVIEGMASVDESAVTGESAPVIRESGGDRSSVTGGTRVLSDWIKVRITANPGETFLDKMISLVEGAKRQKTPNEIALTILLVALTIIFLVAVVTIEPYAMYSGTIISVTTLISLLVCLIPTTIGGLLSSIGIAGMDRLLKRNVLAMSGRAVEAAGDVNVLLLDKTGTITLGNRMAAAFIPAPGISDAQLADVAQLASLADETPEGRSVVVLAKEKYNIRERDLTALAAEFVPFTAQTRMSGVNVKGDEIRKGSMDAIARYVSEHGGVFPEAVRRNCEEIAKAGGTPLVVVKGTRVMGTIYLKDIVKGGIKERFRELRQMGIKTVMITGDNPLTAAAIAAEAGVDDFLAEATPEAKLRLIREYQDKGMLVAMTGDGTNDAPALAQADVGVAMNSGTQAAKEAGNMVDMDSNPTKLIEIVEIGKQLLMTRGSLTTFSIANDVAKYFAIIPAMFAGTYPVLNTFNIMKLATPESAILSAVIFNALIIVSLIPLALRGVKYQPVGAEVILKRNLLLYGIGGLIIPFLGIKLIDILVVALGLV